Proteins encoded within one genomic window of Armatimonadota bacterium:
- a CDS encoding LptA/OstA family protein produces the protein MRYGLAFALFLGAVLAAPVLAQQPMRAPEPGQGRLQADRIRYDARNGVFEARGNVRLVLGDVTVTGEALTYHERTRTAWAEGNARVVQGPTTLSAPSIRYEATPRVVHASGGVVVQQPDLILRAGQLTYGLQDQAVKASQEVAVEQPDQTLRARELTYRVRERVADASGSVRLETKDSTLEGEAMWADLAKKEARVRGPARLVRKGGPPPRGREQDRVLAALAKEDTTITASRAFWFAWQQTNEARAEGEVRIVQVDKEARAEEARYSEKEDRIELVGKAEVHQRSGQWLVRERLVRAPETEEERKALETPATIQADRIVIYLSTRDAVATGNVRVTQGKRSATGERAEYDDRNGIILLVGRRARMEREDGAWLLAERVVVSLKEDTFEAYGAVDTTFPVRP, from the coding sequence CCAGCAGCCCATGCGGGCCCCGGAGCCCGGGCAGGGGCGGCTGCAGGCGGACCGGATCCGGTACGACGCCCGTAACGGCGTCTTCGAGGCCCGGGGAAACGTGCGCCTCGTGCTGGGAGACGTCACGGTCACGGGCGAGGCCCTCACCTACCACGAGCGTACCCGCACCGCCTGGGCCGAGGGGAACGCGCGGGTGGTCCAGGGCCCCACCACCCTATCCGCGCCCTCCATCCGGTACGAGGCGACCCCCCGCGTGGTGCACGCCTCCGGGGGCGTCGTGGTGCAGCAGCCGGACCTCATCCTCCGGGCGGGCCAGCTCACCTACGGGCTGCAGGACCAGGCGGTGAAAGCCTCCCAGGAGGTGGCGGTGGAGCAGCCGGACCAGACCCTCCGGGCTCGGGAGCTCACCTACCGGGTGCGGGAGAGGGTCGCGGACGCCTCGGGAAGCGTGCGGTTGGAGACCAAGGACTCCACCCTGGAAGGCGAGGCCATGTGGGCGGACCTCGCGAAAAAGGAGGCCCGGGTACGGGGTCCCGCGCGCCTCGTGCGGAAGGGGGGGCCTCCGCCCCGGGGCCGGGAGCAGGACCGGGTGCTCGCGGCCCTCGCGAAGGAGGACACCACCATCACCGCCTCCCGGGCCTTCTGGTTCGCCTGGCAGCAGACCAACGAAGCCCGGGCGGAGGGAGAGGTGCGCATCGTGCAGGTGGACAAGGAAGCCCGGGCGGAGGAGGCCCGCTATTCCGAGAAGGAGGACCGCATAGAACTCGTGGGAAAGGCGGAGGTCCACCAGCGGAGCGGGCAGTGGTTGGTGCGGGAGAGGTTGGTCCGGGCCCCGGAGACGGAGGAGGAGAGAAAGGCCCTGGAGACGCCGGCCACCATCCAGGCGGACCGCATCGTGATCTACCTCAGCACCCGCGACGCGGTGGCCACCGGCAACGTCCGGGTGACCCAGGGCAAGCGGAGCGCCACCGGCGAGCGGGCGGAGTACGACGACCGCAACGGGATCATCCTCCTCGTGGGAAGGCGGGCCCGCATGGAGCGGGAGGACGGCGCGTGGCTCCTGGCGGAGCGGGTAGTGGTCTCCCTCAAGGAGGACACCTTCGAGGCCTACGGTGCCGTGGACACCACCTTCCCGGTGCGGCCGTGA
- a CDS encoding M23 family metallopeptidase → MRFAALLLWLPLLASGCGALSLEPPNDGPTPRPGNRMLALFDRPFQGDPGVTNVFDHQYPGQPTGKGYSLTFRGNRFLFGQEGHTGWDWLLWRGTPVFAVADGEVVNAGVLPPFFCPLPGFGRTVSDQLAVEILVTAPDGTRFRVGYHHLDRVDVRVGQRVMAGQQVGLTGNTGCSTGPHLHFEVKRLDGTNSGAPTWVDPFGWEGPFPDPWAQHPQGAPSFWLWKPGAAPPTP, encoded by the coding sequence GTGAGGTTCGCGGCCCTCTTGCTCTGGCTTCCGTTGCTGGCCTCTGGGTGCGGGGCGCTCTCCCTGGAGCCTCCTAACGACGGCCCCACCCCGAGGCCCGGAAACCGGATGTTGGCGCTCTTCGACCGGCCCTTCCAGGGTGACCCGGGGGTCACCAACGTCTTCGACCACCAGTACCCCGGACAACCCACGGGCAAGGGCTACTCCCTTACCTTCCGGGGAAACCGGTTCCTGTTCGGACAGGAGGGCCATACAGGGTGGGACTGGCTGCTGTGGCGGGGAACCCCCGTGTTCGCGGTGGCGGACGGAGAGGTGGTGAACGCGGGGGTCCTGCCTCCCTTCTTCTGCCCCCTACCCGGGTTCGGGCGGACGGTCTCGGACCAGCTCGCGGTGGAGATCCTGGTGACCGCGCCGGACGGCACCCGGTTCCGGGTGGGCTACCACCACCTCGATCGGGTGGACGTACGGGTGGGGCAACGGGTAATGGCCGGACAACAGGTGGGGCTAACGGGAAACACGGGCTGCAGCACGGGGCCGCACCTGCACTTTGAGGTCAAGCGGCTCGATGGCACGAACTCCGGAGCCCCGACCTGGGTGGACCCCTTCGGGTGGGAAGGTCCCTTCCCGGACCCGTGGGCCCAACACCCGCAGGGCGCTCCGAGCTTCTGGCTGTGGAAGCCCGGGGCGGCTCCGCCGACTCCGTAG